The Acidimicrobiales bacterium sequence CTCGCGGAGAGCCTCGTGGGCGCCGACCGCATCTCGGCGTACGACCAGTTCGGTGTCGCCGTGCAGGCGCTGATCGCCGGGGACGTCGACGTCGTCATCATCGATGACGCCGCCGGCCAGGGCTATGTCGGCGAGAACGCCGACCAGGTCGAGCTCGTCGACGACGCGCTGCAGGCCGATCCGCTGGGCTTCATCTTCCCGCAGGACACCGACCTGATCCCCGCCGTCGACTACGCGATCGATCAGATGCGTGAGAGCGGCTTCCTGCAGGAACTCGGCGAGAAGTACTTCACCGACGCCTTCTCCGTCACCTACGACGACATCGAGGGCTGATCGAGCGCTCGCTCGTCTGAACTGACAGAGTGCGTCGGGCGGAAACGCCCGGCGCACTCTGCGTTTTGGGGAGGGACATGAAGGAGAGCAAGCTGCCGGAAGGGGTCGTCGTCACCGCCAGCCGCGTCCCGCTCGCCGGGTTCCGTCTGTCCAGCCAGGCGATCCAGTGGTGGCTCGTCGGCATGCTGGCGATCATCGGCTGGATGGTGATCCAGGTTCTCACCTCGGACAACTACCGCGAAGCGTGGGACAACATCTCGCCCGGGCTCGAGACCACGCTGTACCTGACCCTGATCTCGTTCCTGATCGCGATGCCGCTGGGCCTGTTCATCGGCATGGCGCGCCTCTCGAAGAACCGCTTCGTCAACACCGTCGCCCAGATCTACATCGAGTTCATGCGGGGCATCCCGATGATCGTGTGGATCTTCATCGTGGCCTTCGTCGTCACCCCGGAACTCGCCGATTTCCTGGGCCGGCGAACCCGCGACTTCCCACCCCTCTATCGCGGTGTCGCGGCGCTCTGCCTCTTCTACGCCGCCTTCATCGCCGAGGTGTTCCGGGCCGGGATCCAGTCGGTCGATTCCGGGCAGGTCGAAGCGGCCCGCGCCATCGGGTTGAGTCGCTACCGCACCCAGCGCCACATCGTGCTCCCCCAGGCACTGCGCAATGCGCTCCCGGCGCTCGGCAACGACTTCATCGCGCTGATGAAGGACACCTCGCTCGTCTCGGTGATCGCCGTCGCCGAGGTCACCCAACGGGCCCGGATCTATGTCGGTTCGAGCTTCCGGACCCGCGAGGCGTACTTCATCCTCGCCGTCATCTACGTCACGATGACCCTCGCGCTGAGCCTGCTGCTCCAGTGGTGGGAGCGACGGCTGGAGATCCCCGGCCGCATCGAGGACGAGTGACTCAGTCGACGTAGACGGTCAACGAGCCGTCGCGGGCGAAGCCGGCGAGTTGGAGGCCGGCTCGCTCCGCCGTGGCCACCGCGAGCGCGGTCGGCGCACTCACGGCCACGAGGGCCCGGAACCCGGCCGCCCACGCCTTGTGCACCAGCTCGAAACTGGCCCGGCCACTCACGACGACGGCCCGGCCCGTCAAGGGCACGTTGCCATCGAGCAGACTCCGACCGACCAGCTTGTCGACGGCATTGTGACGGCCCACGTCCTCCCGCACGAGCGAGATCGAACCGGCCGGCTCCACGATGCCCGCCGCGTGCACCGCGCCCGTCGACTCGAAGAGATCCTGGGCCGGACGCAGGAGATCCGGCGCCGCGGCGAGCACCGGCCAGTCCACCGGATCGCCGCTCACCGGGGCGAGGCGGGCCGCGAGCTCATCGATGTCGTCGGTGCCGCAGAACCCGCAGGAGGACGTGACCGCCGCGAGACGGGGCACCGGCTCGGGCGCCACGCCGCCGGTCGACACCGTGACGATGTTGAACGCCGTCGCCGCCGCCGATCCGTTGGCGCAGTACTTCACCTCGACCACCGGATGACCGTCGAGCAGCCCTTCGTTGTGACAGAACCCGACGGCGAGCTCGAAGTCGTTGCCCGGGGTCCGCATCGTCGTGGCGACGCGGACGCCGTCGAGCTCGATCGCGAGCGGCTCCTCGGTGGCGAGCATCGCCGGCGATCGGCCCGCGTCGGGGTCGGTCGGCGACCACTTGCGCACCAGGCGCCGCTCACTGCGTGACCTCGGACTCACGCGCGTCAGCGTACGACGACCGTGCCGCCCATGACCCGCATCGACGGAACCGGCGCTCAGCCGAGCGGCGGCGGGCTGAAC is a genomic window containing:
- a CDS encoding formate dehydrogenase accessory sulfurtransferase FdhD → MSPRSRSERRLVRKWSPTDPDAGRSPAMLATEEPLAIELDGVRVATTMRTPGNDFELAVGFCHNEGLLDGHPVVEVKYCANGSAAATAFNIVTVSTGGVAPEPVPRLAAVTSSCGFCGTDDIDELAARLAPVSGDPVDWPVLAAAPDLLRPAQDLFESTGAVHAAGIVEPAGSISLVREDVGRHNAVDKLVGRSLLDGNVPLTGRAVVVSGRASFELVHKAWAAGFRALVAVSAPTALAVATAERAGLQLAGFARDGSLTVYVD
- a CDS encoding amino acid ABC transporter permease codes for the protein MKESKLPEGVVVTASRVPLAGFRLSSQAIQWWLVGMLAIIGWMVIQVLTSDNYREAWDNISPGLETTLYLTLISFLIAMPLGLFIGMARLSKNRFVNTVAQIYIEFMRGIPMIVWIFIVAFVVTPELADFLGRRTRDFPPLYRGVAALCLFYAAFIAEVFRAGIQSVDSGQVEAARAIGLSRYRTQRHIVLPQALRNALPALGNDFIALMKDTSLVSVIAVAEVTQRARIYVGSSFRTREAYFILAVIYVTMTLALSLLLQWWERRLEIPGRIEDE